The Medicago truncatula cultivar Jemalong A17 chromosome 4, MtrunA17r5.0-ANR, whole genome shotgun sequence genome includes a region encoding these proteins:
- the LOC11444721 gene encoding importin subunit alpha-2 isoform X2: MVWSDDNSQQLEATTHFRKLISTIHNPQIDHVIQSGVVPRFVEFLFRDDFPQLQYEAAWILTNVAGGTSVNTKVVIDHGAVPILVKLLSSPSDDVREQAAWTLGNVAGDSPSCRDLVLSHGALIPLLSQLNEQAKLSMLRIATLALSNFCRGKPPPPFEQVRQALPTLRRLIFSNDEEVVTEACWALSYLSKYGSNDEIQAVIEAGICDRLVELLLRPSPSVLTPALQTVGNFIKVDDMQTQAIINHGLLPFLLSLLIQNHKESIKKDACWIISNIVVGNRERIQAVIKAGLIAPLVNLLQNAELAIKKEAAWALRNATSDGTHEQIKYLVSHGCIKPLCDLLVCPDPKIVSVCLDGLENFLKVGEAEKSFCNTGDVNLYAQMIDDVEGLEKIENLQSHDNNEIYEKAVKILETYWLEDVDETLPLGHRKLDPNLKRKIVHYYSLATPWRARVRLESYFGGSGLDRLEKSWEWWNHVNLPIPILDFSHIFSPIGSASRLTKRAFFGLKP, from the exons ATGGTCTGGTCGGATGATAACAGCCAACAGTTGGAAGCAACTACCCACTTTCGAAAGCTTATCTCCACAA TACATAACCCTCAGATTGATCATGTTATTCAATCTGGCGTTGTTCCTCGTTTTGTTGAATTTCTATTTAGGGACGATTTTCCTCAACTTCAG TATGAAGCTGCTTGGATACTCACGAACGTAGCAGGTGGAACTTCTGTGAACACTAAGGTGGTCATTGATCACGGGGCTGTACCAATACTTGTCAAGCTACTTAGTTCACCTAGCGATGATGTTCGAGAGCAG GCTGCGTGGACATTGGGAAATGTTGCCGGTGATTCCCCTAGTTGTCGTGATCTTGTTCTCAGTCATGGTGCGTTGATCCCGCTGTTATCCCAGTTGAATGAGCAAGCAAAGCTTTCTATGCTGAGAATTGCTACGTTGGCCCTGTCAAACTTTTGCAGAGGAAAACCACCACCCCCATTTGAGCAG GTGAGGCAAGCACTTCCTACCCTCAGGCGTTTGATTTTTTCCAATGATGAAGAAGTCGTGACAGAAGCATGCTGGGCACTCTCATATCTTTCTAAATATGGTTCAAATGACGAAATCCAAGCGGTAATCGAGGCTGGCATATGTGATAGACTAGTAGAGCTCCTTTT GCGCCCGTCTCCTTCAGTGTTGACTCCTGCACTTCAAACGGTGGGAAATTTTATAAAAGTGGATGATATGCAGACTCAG GCTATTATCAATCATGGTTTACTCCCATTCCTTTTGAGCCTGTTGATCCAAAACCACAAGGAAAGTATTAAGAAGGACGCTTGCTGGATTATATCAAACATTGTAGTTGGAAACAGGGAGCGGATACAA GCTGTTATCAAAGCTGGTCTGATTGCTCCCCTAGTCAATCTTCTTCAAAATGCCGAGCTTGCGATTAAAAAAGAAGCTGCATGGGCACTCCGTAATGCTACATCTGATGGTACTCATGAGCAAATCAA GTACTTGGTGAGCCATGGTTGCATTAAGCCTCTGTGTGATTTGCTTGTTTGCCCTGATCCAAAAATTGTTTCTGTCTGTTTAGATGGTCTTGAGAATTTTCTAAAGGTTGGAGAAGCGGAGAAAAGCTTTTGTAACACGGGAGATGTCAACTTGTATGCTCAGATGATAGATGATGTTGAGGGATTGGAAAAGATCGAAAACTTGCAGAGTCATGACAACAATGAAATTTATGAGAAGGCTGTTAAAATTCTTGAGACATATTGGTTGGAAGATGTTGATGAGACACTACCTCTAGGTCATCGTAAACTAGATCCCAATTTGAAACGTAAGATCGTACACTACTACAGTCTTGCCACCCCTTGGCGTGCTCGTGTACGACTGGAATCATATTTTGGTGGGAGTGGCCTAGATCGCCTTGAAAAATCGTGGGAGTGGTGGAATCATGTGAATCTTCCGATTCCGATCTTGGATTTCTCACATATATTTTCTCCAATTGGGTCCGCGTCCCGGCTCACTAAACGCGCCTTTTTTGGTTTAAAACCCTAA
- the LOC25494306 gene encoding acyl-CoA--sterol O-acyltransferase 1: MIEGEINNFIMVWSVATILFCYSYTIGKLIPKGKVRFVTLIPPIIILLLLPMRLTIVHLVGPSSFLLSWLSTFKLFLFAFSKGPLSSNPPLSLSHFLLIASFPIKLANHANQTKIKVVPINCPSKLVIIFLFSYFFIHLYDKKENFHPINLMILYTLHLYAGLEIFLVLISTLSSKLLHVELEQPFNKPYLSTSVQDFWGRRWNIMVTRILHPTVYKPMVNASSHFIGRKWAPLPAVVATFTVSGLMHELIFYYIKREKKDTWEAWEPCWDSMCFFFIHGVCLALQIAYKKVFEPKRELLPRVVSCILTMVFVVSTGICLFVPALVRCGVFEKARTESIVFVQFVKNIYVQRGHSLHEG; encoded by the coding sequence atgaTAGAAGGAGAAATCAACAACTTCATAATGGTATGGAGTGTAGCAACAATATTATTTTGCTACAGCTACACAATAGGGAAGTTGATTCCCAAAGGTAAGGTAAgatttgtaaccctaattccacCCATAATAATCCTCCTCCTTCTCCCTATGAGACTCACCATCGTCCATCTTGTAGGCCCTTCTTCATTCCTCCTTTCTTGGCTTTCCACCTTCAAACTCTTCCTCTTTGCATTCTCCAAAGGCCCCCTCTCATCCAACCctccactctctctctctcactttcTCCTAATTGCCTCATTTCCCATCAAGTTAGCAAACCATGCAAACCAAACTAAAATAAAAGTTGTACCTATAAATTGTCCTAGTAAGTTAGtaatcattttccttttctcttatttttttattcatctatatgataagaaagaaaattttCATCCAATAAATTTGATGATCTTATACACTCTCCACCTCTATGCGGGATTAGAAATATTTCTTGTATTGATTAGTACATTATCTAGCAAACTTCTTCATGTAGAGTTGGAGCAACCTTTCAATAAACCATACTTAAGCACATCAGTGCAAGACTTTTGGGGAAGAAGGTGGAACATCATGGTCACGCGTATCCTACACCCTACCGTATACAAACCAATGGTGAATGCTTCTAGCCATTTCATCGGAAGAAAATGGGCTCCACTCCCTGCCGTGGTGGCAACTTTTACAGTGTCAGGTTTGATGCATGAGCTAATATTTTATTACATAAAACGTGAAAAGAAGGATACATGGGAAGCTTGGGAACCATGTTGGGATTCAATGTGCTTTTTCTTCATCCATGGGGTGTGTTTGGCTCTTCAAATTGCGTATAAGAAGGTATTTGAACCAAAACGTGAATTATTGCCAAGGGTTGTGTCTTGTATACTTACAATGGTTTTTGTGGTGTCTACTGGAATATGCCTCTTTGTGCCGGCTCTTGTTAGGTGTGGTGTGTTTGAGAAGGCAAGAACAGAATCTATTGTCTTTGTTCAATTCGTAAAGAATATATATGTTCAACGTGGTCACTCTCTACATGAAGGATGA
- the LOC11441439 gene encoding alkaline ceramidase, with the protein MVETMSSFWGPVTSTKECCEQNYAHSTYIAELYNTISNIPAIVLALIGLINALRQRFEKRFSVLHLSNMALAIGSMLYHATLQRVQQQGDETPMVWEVLLYMYILYSPDWHYRSTMPIFLFLYGAGFAVAHSAFRFELGFKVHYVILCLLCTPRMYKYYIHTQDVLAKRLAKLFLGTLILGSLFGFCDRVFCKEISRSPINPQGHALWHVFMGFNSYFANTFLMFCRAQQRGWSPKVVYLMGVLPYVKIEKPKSQ; encoded by the exons ATGGTAGAAACCATGTCTAGCTTCTGGGGTCCAGTAACATCTACCAAAGAGTGCTGTGAACAAAATTATGCACATTCTACATACATTGCAGAACTTTATAACACTATTTCCAACATTCCCGCAATTGTTTTGGCTCTCATTGGTCTTATAAATGCTTTAAGACAGCGATTTGAGAAAAGGTTCAGTGTCCTTCATCTTTCAAACATGGCGCTTGCTATTGGGAGTATGTTGTATCATGCTACACTGCAACGTGT GCAACAGCAAGGGGACGAAACTCCTATGGTATGGGAGGTGCTGCTGTACATGTACATCCTCTACTCTCCAGATTGGCATTATCGCAGTACAATGCCCATCTTCCTATTTTTGTATGGTGCTGGTTTTGCAGTTGCCCATTCAGCGTTCCGTTTTGAACTTGGCTTCAAAGTGCATTATGTCATTCTGTGTCTGCTCTGTACTCCAAGAATGTACAAGTATTACATTCACACCCAAGATGTTTTAGCCAAGCGGCTAGCTAAGCTATTTTTAGGCACTCTTATATTAGGCAGTTTGTTTGGGTTTTGTGATCGTGTTTTCTGCAAGGAGATATCACGTTCACCTATTAACCCTCAGGGTCATGCTTTGTGGCATGTCTTCATGGGTTTCAATTCCTACTTTGCAAACACATTTTTGATGTTTTGCCGTGCTCAGCAGCGTGGGTGGTCTCCaaaagttgtttatttaatGGGTGTTCTACCTTATGTGAAGATTGAGAAACCAAAAAGCCAGTAA
- the LOC11444721 gene encoding importin subunit alpha-2 isoform X1 yields the protein MVWSDDNSQQLEATTHFRKLISTIHNPQIDHVIQSGVVPRFVEFLFRDDFPQLQYEAAWILTNVAGGTSVNTKVVIDHGAVPILVKLLSSPSDDVREQAAWTLGNVAGDSPSCRDLVLSHGALIPLLSQLNEQAKLSMLRIATLALSNFCRGKPPPPFEQVRQALPTLRRLIFSNDEEVVTEACWALSYLSKYGSNDEIQAVIEAGICDRLVELLLRPSPSVLTPALQTVGNFIKVDDMQTQDSICQAIINHGLLPFLLSLLIQNHKESIKKDACWIISNIVVGNRERIQAVIKAGLIAPLVNLLQNAELAIKKEAAWALRNATSDGTHEQIKYLVSHGCIKPLCDLLVCPDPKIVSVCLDGLENFLKVGEAEKSFCNTGDVNLYAQMIDDVEGLEKIENLQSHDNNEIYEKAVKILETYWLEDVDETLPLGHRKLDPNLKRKIVHYYSLATPWRARVRLESYFGGSGLDRLEKSWEWWNHVNLPIPILDFSHIFSPIGSASRLTKRAFFGLKP from the exons ATGGTCTGGTCGGATGATAACAGCCAACAGTTGGAAGCAACTACCCACTTTCGAAAGCTTATCTCCACAA TACATAACCCTCAGATTGATCATGTTATTCAATCTGGCGTTGTTCCTCGTTTTGTTGAATTTCTATTTAGGGACGATTTTCCTCAACTTCAG TATGAAGCTGCTTGGATACTCACGAACGTAGCAGGTGGAACTTCTGTGAACACTAAGGTGGTCATTGATCACGGGGCTGTACCAATACTTGTCAAGCTACTTAGTTCACCTAGCGATGATGTTCGAGAGCAG GCTGCGTGGACATTGGGAAATGTTGCCGGTGATTCCCCTAGTTGTCGTGATCTTGTTCTCAGTCATGGTGCGTTGATCCCGCTGTTATCCCAGTTGAATGAGCAAGCAAAGCTTTCTATGCTGAGAATTGCTACGTTGGCCCTGTCAAACTTTTGCAGAGGAAAACCACCACCCCCATTTGAGCAG GTGAGGCAAGCACTTCCTACCCTCAGGCGTTTGATTTTTTCCAATGATGAAGAAGTCGTGACAGAAGCATGCTGGGCACTCTCATATCTTTCTAAATATGGTTCAAATGACGAAATCCAAGCGGTAATCGAGGCTGGCATATGTGATAGACTAGTAGAGCTCCTTTT GCGCCCGTCTCCTTCAGTGTTGACTCCTGCACTTCAAACGGTGGGAAATTTTATAAAAGTGGATGATATGCAGACTCAG GACTCTATTTGTCAGGCTATTATCAATCATGGTTTACTCCCATTCCTTTTGAGCCTGTTGATCCAAAACCACAAGGAAAGTATTAAGAAGGACGCTTGCTGGATTATATCAAACATTGTAGTTGGAAACAGGGAGCGGATACAA GCTGTTATCAAAGCTGGTCTGATTGCTCCCCTAGTCAATCTTCTTCAAAATGCCGAGCTTGCGATTAAAAAAGAAGCTGCATGGGCACTCCGTAATGCTACATCTGATGGTACTCATGAGCAAATCAA GTACTTGGTGAGCCATGGTTGCATTAAGCCTCTGTGTGATTTGCTTGTTTGCCCTGATCCAAAAATTGTTTCTGTCTGTTTAGATGGTCTTGAGAATTTTCTAAAGGTTGGAGAAGCGGAGAAAAGCTTTTGTAACACGGGAGATGTCAACTTGTATGCTCAGATGATAGATGATGTTGAGGGATTGGAAAAGATCGAAAACTTGCAGAGTCATGACAACAATGAAATTTATGAGAAGGCTGTTAAAATTCTTGAGACATATTGGTTGGAAGATGTTGATGAGACACTACCTCTAGGTCATCGTAAACTAGATCCCAATTTGAAACGTAAGATCGTACACTACTACAGTCTTGCCACCCCTTGGCGTGCTCGTGTACGACTGGAATCATATTTTGGTGGGAGTGGCCTAGATCGCCTTGAAAAATCGTGGGAGTGGTGGAATCATGTGAATCTTCCGATTCCGATCTTGGATTTCTCACATATATTTTCTCCAATTGGGTCCGCGTCCCGGCTCACTAAACGCGCCTTTTTTGGTTTAAAACCCTAA